TGAAGACGCCGAACGTCGATTTCCGTCTGCGTCAGGCCGATTTCTCCGCCGCCGCGCAAGGCGCGCCGTGGCTTGGCATGCCGATCGCCGATCTGTCGGCCGTCGATGCCGCGTTCGTCGTCGGTTCGTTCCTGCGCCGCGATCATCCGCTTTTCGCGGCGCGTCTGCGCCAGGCGGCGAAGAACGGCGCGAAACTGCATTTCCTGCACGCTACGAGCGACGACGCATTGATCCCGACCGCGCAGCGCATCGTCGCCGCGCCGTCGGCATGGCTCGATGCGCTCGCGGGCGTCGCGGCCGCCGTCGCGCAGGCGCGCGGCGTCGCGCTGCCGGATGCGCTCGCGGGCGTCGAAGCGTCGGACGCCGCACGCGCGGTCGCGCAATCGCTCGCGAATGGCGAGCGCCGCGCCGTGCTGCTCGGCAACAGCGCCGTCCAGCATCCGCAGTTCGCGCGGATCCATGCAATCGCGCAGTGGATCGCCGACAACACGGGCGCGACGCTCGGCTTCCTGACGGAAGCGGCGAACACGGTCGGCGCGCACCTTGTCGGCGCGCTGCCCGGCGCGAACGGCCTGAACGCGCGCGACGCGTTCGCGCAGCCGCGCAAGGGGTACGTGCTTCTCAATGTCGAACCTGAATTCGACACCGCCGATCCCGCGCAGGCGCTCGCCGCGCTGAAGCAGGCGGAGACGGTCGTCGTGCTGTCGCCGTTCAAGTACGGCCTTGATTACGCGGACGTGCTGCTGCCGATCTCGCCGTTCACCGAAACGGCCGGCACCTACGTGAACGCGGAAGGTCGCGCGCAGTCGTTCAACGGCGTCGTGCGTCCGCTCGGCGACACGCGCCCCGCATGGAAGGTGCTGCGCGTGCTCGGCAGCCTGCTCGGCCTGCCGAATTTCGAGTACGAGACGTCGGAAGAAGTGCGCCTCGCCGCGCTCGGCGACGGCGAGATCGCGCCGCGCCTGTCGAACAAGACGTCGGCGGCGCCCGCGCGTGCAGTTGCGCAGGCCGCGAACGGCGCGCTCGAGCGTCTCGCCGACGTGCCGATCTATCATGCCGACGCGCTGTCGCGCCGCGCGGGCGCACTGCACCTGACGGCCGCGTCAAAGACGGCGCACAAGGCGGGCCTGCCCGCCGCGCTGTTCGACAAGCTCGGCCTGAAGAACGGCGACGCGGTGCGCGTGCGCCAGGGCGATCGCACGGTGCAGTTGCCGGCCGTGCGCGACGAGAATCTTGCGGAAGCCGTCGTTCGCGTGTCGGCGGCCACGCCTGCCGGCGCAGCGCTCGGCAGCCTGTCCGGTGAACTGGTGGTGGAGAAGGCGTAAATGAGCTTGTTCGATACGATCAACTCGGGCGGAGCCCAGCTTCTCGGCGTCGCATGGCCGACGGTGTGGGCGCTCGTGCGCATCCTCGTCGTCGCCGTCGTGATCCTGCTGTGCGTCGCGTACCTGATTCTGTGGGAACGCAAGCTGATCGGCTGGATGCACGTGCGTCTCGGTCCGAACCGCGTCGGCCCCGCGGGCCTGCTGCAGCCGATTGCCGACGTGCTGAAGCTGCTGCTCAAGGAAGTGATTCATCCGACGGCCGCGAGCCGCTGGCTGTATCTGATCGCGCCCGTGATGACGGTCGTGCCGGCGTTCGCGGTGTGGGCGGTAATTCCGTTCCAGGCGGGCGCGGTGCTCGCGAACATCAACGCCGGCTTGCTGTACGCGATGGCGATTTCGTCGATCGGCGTCTACGCGGTGATTCTCGCCGGTTGGGCGTCGAACTCGAAGTACGCGTTCCTCGGCGCGATGCGCGCGGCCGCGCAGATGGTGTCGTACGAAATTTCGATGGGCTTCGCGCTGGTGCTCGTGCTGATGACGGCGGGCAGCCTGAACCTGTCGGAGATCGTCGGCTCGCAGCAGCATGGCTTCTTCGCGGGCCACGGCGTGAACTTCCTGTCGTGGAACTGGCTGCCGCTGTTGCCGGTGTTCGTCATCTATTTCATCTCGGGCATCGCCGAAACGAACCGCCACCCGTTCGACGTGGTGGAAGGGGAATCGGAGATCGTCGCTGGTCACATGATCGACTACTCGGGGATGGCGTTCGCGCTGTTCTTCCTCGCCGAGTACATCAACATGATCGTGATCTCGGCGCTCGCGGCGACGCTGTTCCTCGGCGGCTGGGACGCGCCGTTCGAATTCCTGTCGTTCATTCCGGGCATCTTCTGGCTGGTGCTGAAAGTCTTCGCGCTGCTGTCGGTGTTCATTTGGGCCCGTGCGACGTTCCCGCGTTACCGCTACGACCAGATCATGCGCCTCGGCTGGAAGGTATTCCTGCCCGTCTGCGTGTTCTGGGTGATCGTGGTCGGTTTCTGGATGATGTCGCCGCTGAATATCTGGAAATAAAGGGCGGACGAAATCATGACGGCAATCCAACAGTTTTTTAAGACCTTCTTCCTGACCGAGCTGCTCAAGGGGCTCGCGCTGACCGGACGCTACACGTTCAAGCGCAAGTTCACCGTGCAGTTCCCCGAGGAGAAGACGCCGATTTCGCCGCGCTTTCGCGGGCTGCACGCACTGCGCCGCTACGAGAACGGCGAGGAGCGGTGCATCGCGTGCAAGCTGTGCGAAGCGGTGTGCCCGGCCATGGCGATTACGATCGAATCGGAGACGCGCGCGGACAACACCCGTCGCACGACGCGCTACGACATCGACCTGACGAAGTGCATCTTCTGCGGTTTCTGCGAAGAGAGCTGCCCGGTCGATTCGATCGTCGAGACGCAGATTCTCGAGTATCACGGCGAGAAGCGCGGCGATCTGTACTTCACGAAGGAAATGCTGCTCGCGGTGGGCGATCGCTACGAGAAGGAGATCGCGGCCGCGAAGGCCGCCGACGCGCGGTATCGGTGATCCTTCGGGAATCCGATACGCCGGCCCGGCGAGCGGGCCGGCAAGTCGCGGCAGCGCCGCGGCACGCCCGGCGGTGCCAGCCAACCGCGCCTGACAATGGCCTAATGATGAACCGGTAATCATGGACTTCACGACCGTACTCTTCTACATCTTCTCGCTGCTCCTCGTGGTGTCGGGGCTGAAGGTGATCACATCGCGCAACCCGGTGGCGTCTGCGCTCTTCCTCGTGCTCGCGTTCTTCAACGCGGCCGCGATCTGGATGCTGCTCGAGGCCGAGTTCCTCGCGATCCTGCTGGTGCTCGTCTACGTGGGCGCGGTGATGGTGCTGTTCCTCTTCGTCGTGATGATGCTCGACATCAACATCGACGTGCTGCGCCGTGACTTCAAGCGCTTCGTGCCGATGGCGACCGTGGTGGGCGCGATCATCGTCGTCGAGACGGCGCTGATCCTCTGGCGCGGCTACGGCGCGACGGGCTCGCCCGTGCGCGACATGGCCGCGGGCGCGCTCGCCGGCATGCCGAACACGAAACTGATCGGCAAGGTGATCTACACCGATTACATCTTCGCGTTCGAAATCGCGGGCCTCGTGCTGCTCGTCGCGATCATCGCGGCGGTCGCGCTGACCGCGCAGAAGGGCAAGGACAGCAAGCGCCAGCGCGTGTCCGAGCAGGTGAAGGTGCGCCGCGAGGATCGCGTGCGTCTCGTGAAGATGCAAGCCGACAAGCCGCAGACGGAAGCCGCCGCGAGCGACGCCGCGTCGGGCTCGAGCAACGGCTAAGCGAGAGGAGAAGAATCTATGTTGACCTTGGCTCATTACCTCGTGCTCGGCGCGATCCTGTTCGCGATCGCGATCGTCGGGATTTTCCTGAACCGCCGCAACATCATCATCATCCTGATGGCGATCGAGCTGATGCTGCTCGCGGTGAACACCAATTTCGTCGCGTTCTCGCACTACCTGGGCGACGTCCACGGCCAGATCTTCGTGTTCTTCGTGTTGACGGTCGCGGCGGCGGAAGCCGCAATCGGCCTCGCGATTCTGGTGACTCTGTTCCGCAAGCTCGACACGATCAATGTCGAGGATCTCGATCAGCTCAAAGGTTAATTTCAGGCAACGCTGTTATGTCAACGACACTCAATGAAAACCTGCTGCTGGCGATTCCGCTCGCTCCGCTGGCCGGCTCGCTGATCGCGGGGCTGTTCGGCAATGCGGTGGGGCGCAAGGGCGCACATCGCGTGACGATTCTCGGCGTCGCGGTCTCGTTCATTCTTTCCGCGATGGTGTTCTTCCAGGTACTGGGCGGCGCGAGCTACAACGCGACGGTCTACGAATGGATGAACGTCGGCTCGCTGAAGCTCGAGGTGGGCTTCCTCGTCGACACGCTGACCGCGATGATGATGGTCGTCGTCACGTTCGTGTCGCTGATGGTGCACATCTACACGATCGGCTACATGTCGGAAGAGGACGGCTACCAGCGCTTCTTCTCGTACATCTCGCTGTTCACGTTCTCGATGCTGATGCTCGTGATGAGCAACAACTTCCTGCAGCTGTTCTTCGGCTGGGAAGCGGTGGGTCTCGTGTCGTACCTGCTGATCGGCTTCTACTTCACGCGTGAGAGCGCGATCTACGCGAACATGAAGGCGTTCCTCGTGAATCGCGTGGGCGACTTCGGCTTCCTGCTCGGCATCGGCCTCATCCTGGCGTACGCCGGCTCGATGAACTACGGCGAAGTGTTCGCGAAGCGCGCGGAGCTCGCGGCGCTGAATTTTCCGGGCACTCAGTGGGGTTTGCTGACCGTCGCTTGCATTTGCCTCTTCATCGGCGCGATGGGTAAGTCCGCACAGTTCCCGCTGCACGTGTGGCTGCCCGACTCGATGGAAGGCCCGACGCCGATCTCCGCGCTGATTCACGCGGCGACGATGGTGACGGCCGGCATCTTCATGGTCACCCGCATGTCGCCGCTGTTCGAGCTGTCCGACGCCGCGCTGTCGTTCATCACGGTGATCGGCGCGATCACGGCGCTCTTCATGGGCTTCCTCGGCATTGTCCAGAACGACATCAAGCGCGTCGTCGCGTATTCGACGCTGTCGCAGCTCGGCTACATGACGGTCGCGCTCGGCGTGTCCGCGTACCCGGTCGCCGTGTTCCATCTGATGACGCACGCGTTCTTCAAGGCGCTGCTGTTCCTCGGCGCGGGCTCGGTGATCATCGGCATGCACCACGATCAGGACATGCGCAACATGGGCGGCCTGCGCAAGTACATGCCGATCACGTGGATCACGTCGCTCGTCGGCTCGCTCGCGCTGATCGGCACGCCGTTCTTCTCGGGCTTCTACTCGAAGGACTCGATCATCGACGCGGTGAAGCTGTCGCACCTGCCGGGCTCGGGCTTCGCGTACTTCGCGGTTGTCGCGAGCGTGTTCGTCACGGCGCTGTACTCGTTCCGGATGTACTTCCTCGTGTTCCACGGCGAGGAGCGTTTCCGCCATCCGAAGGCGTTCGGCAACAACCACGGCGCCGAATCGGCCGCGCATCACGGCCATGACGACGACCACGGCCACGGCCATGCGCACGAGCCGCACGAAACGCCTTGGGTCGTCTGGGTGCCGCTCGTGCTGCTTGCGATTCCGTCGGTCATCATCGGTGCGATCGCGATCGGCCCGATGCTGTACGGCGATTTCTTCCAGCACGGCGTCGCGTTCGACAAGGTGATCTTCATCGGCCAGAACCACCCGGCGCTCGCCGAGATGGCGGAGGAATTCCACGGCTGGACGGCGATGGGGCTGCACTCGGTGTCGGGCCTGCCCGTGTGGCTCGCGCTCGCGGGCGTCGTCGTCGCGTGGTTCCTGTACCTGAAGCGCCCGGATCTGCCGGCTGCGATCCGTCGTGCGTTCGGCCCGATCTACACGCTGCTCGACAACAAGTACTACATGGACAAGATCAACGAGGTCGTGTTCGCGAAGGGCTCGATCGCGATCGGCCGCGGTCTGTGGAAGGAAGGCGACGTCGTGGTGATCGACGGCCTCGTCAACGGCAGCGCGCGCTTCATCGGCTGGTTCGCCGGCGTGATCCGCTTCCTCCAATCCGGTTACATCTATCACTACGCGTTCGCCATGATCATCGGCATGCTGGGGCTCCTGACCCTGTTTGTAACGCTCGGCGGCAAATAAGGCGGGGGACGACTAATGCACTCTTTTCCGATTCTCAGTACCGCGATCTGGTTGCCGATCGTGTTCGGCCTCGTCGTGCTCGCGGTCGGCTCCGACAAGAATCCCGGCGCGGCGCGCTGGATCGCGCTGATCGGCTCGCTCGCGGGCCTGGCCGTGACGATTCCGCTGATCACGGGCTTTGACTCGAGCACCGCCGCGCTGCAGTTCGTCGAGCAAACGACTTGGATCGAACGTTTCAACATCTCGTATCACCTGGGCGTCGACGGCATCTCGATGTGGTTCGTCGTGTTGACCGCGCTCATCACGGTGATCGTCGTGATCGCCGGCTGGGAGGTGATCACCGAGAACGTGTCGCAGTATCTCGCCGCGTTCCTGATCCTGTCGGGGATCATGATCGGCGTGTTCTCGGCGGCTGACGGCCTGCTGTTCTACGTGTTCTTCGAGGCGACGCTGATCCCGATGTACATCATCATCGGCGTGTGGGGCGGCCCGAACCGCGTGTACGCGGCGTTCAAGTTCTTCCTGTACACGCTCGCCGGCTCGCTGCTGATGCTGGTCGCGCTGATCTACCTGTACACGCAGACGCACTCGTTCGATCTCGCGACGTGGCAGAACGCGAAGATCGCGATGACGCCGCAGGTGCTGCTCTTCATCGCGTTCTTCCTCGCGTTCGCGGTGAAGGTGCCGATGTGGCCGGTGCACACCTGGCTGCCGGACGCGCACGTCGAAGCGCCGACGGGCGGCTCGGTCGTGCTGGCCGCGATCATGCTGAAGCTCGGTGCGTACGGCTTCCTGCGCTTCTCGCTGCCGATCACGCCGGACGCGAGCCACTTCTTCGCGCCCGTCGTGATCGCGCTGTCGCTGACCGCGGTGATCTACATCGGCCTCGTCGCGATGGTGCAGGCGGACATGAAGAAGCTCGTCGCCTATTCGTCGATCGCGCACATGGGCTTCGTCACGCTCGGCTTCTTCATCTTCAACCAGCTCGGCGTCGAGGGCGCGATCGTCCAGATGATCTCGCACGGCTTCGTGTCGGGCGCGATGTTCCTCTGCATCGGTGTGCTGTACGACCGCCTGCACTCGCGCCAGATCGCCGATTACGGCGGCGTCGTCAACGTGATGCCGAAGTTCGCCGCGTTCGCGATGCTGTTCTCGATGGCCAACTGCGGCCTGCCGGGCACGTCGGGCTTCGTCGGTGAGTTCATGGTGATCCTCGCGGCGGTTCAGTACAACTTCTGGATCGCGTTCGGCGCGGCGTTCACGCTGATTCTCGGCGCGGCGTACACGCTGTGGATGTACAAGCGCGTGTACTTCGGCGCGGTGACGAGCGACAAGGTCGCGAAGCTGTCGGACATCAGCCGTCGCGAATTCACGATGCTCGCCGTGCTCGCCGCGTTCACGCTGCTGATGGGCCTCTATCCGAAGCCCTTCACCGACGTGATGCACGTTTCCGTGGAAAACCTCCTCTCCCACGTCGCGCAGTCGAAACTGCCGCTGGCCCAGTAAGCCCGAGCGGAGGATACAAAGATCATGCAAAACGCACCTATGAATGTCCTGTTGCCTGATGCGCTGGTGATGGCCGCCATCATCGTCGCCTGGCTGAACGACACCTTCGTCGGCGCAGCCGGCCGCCGCCTCACGTATCTGATCGCGGTCGTCGCGTCGGCGGCGGCGGGCGTGTGGTTCGCACTGCAAGCCTTCGATCCGCAGCAGTATTACTTCTTCTCGCGGATGGTCGTGGTCGATTCGTTCGCGAGCGCGATGAAGGCGGTCGTGTCGATCGGCTTCGCGGTGACACTCGTCTACTCGCGCAAGTACCTCGAGGATCGCGACCTGTTCCGCGGCGACGTGTTCCTGCTCGGCATGTTCTCGCTGCTCGGCCAGCTCGTGATGATCTCGGGCAACAACTTCCTCACGCTGTACCTCGGCCTCGAGCTGATGTCGCTGTCGCTGTACGCGGTGATCGCGCTGCGTCGCGACGGCGCGCAGTCGAGCGAAGCGGCGATGAAGTACTACGTGCTCGGCGCGCTCGCTTCGGGCTTCGTGCTTTACGGGATTTCGATGCTGTACGGCGCGACGGGCTCGCTCGAGCTGAACGAAGTGCTGAAGGCGGTCGCATCGGGCCGCATCAACGACGCGGTGCTGCTGTTCGGCGTGATCTTCATCGTCGCGGGCGTCGCGTTCAAGCTCGGCGCCGTGCCGTTCCACATGTGGGTGCCGGACGTCTACCAGGGCGCACCCACCGCGATGACGCTCTTCGTCGGCGGCGGCCCGAAGGTCGCGGCGTTCGCGTGGGGCCTGCGCTTCCTCGTGATGGGCCTGCTGCCGCTCGCGGTCGACTGGCAGGAAATGCTCGTGATCCTCGCCGCGCTGTCGCTGATCGTCGGCAACATTACCGGTATCGTCCAGCGCAACATCAAGCGGATGCTCGCGTACTCGGCGATCTCGAACATGGGCTTCGTGCTGCTCGGTCTGCTCGCGGGCGTCGTCAACGGCAATCCGTCGTCGGCGGCGAGCGCTTACAGCTCGGCGATGTTCTACACGATCGTCTACCTCGTGACCACGCTCGGCTCGTTCGGTGTCGTGATGCTGCTTGCGCGCCGCGATTTCGAAGCGGAAACGCTCGACGACTTCAAGGGCCTCAACAAGCGCAGCCCGGTGTTCGCGTTCGTGATGATGGTGATGATGTTCTCGCTTGCCGGCATTCCGCCGACGGTCGGCTTCTACGCGAAGCTCGCCGTTCTGGAGGCGACGGTCAACGCCGGCCTCACGTGGCTCGCGGTGCTCGCCGTCATCACGTCGCTGTTCGGCGCGTTCTACTATCTGCGCATCGTCAAGCTGATGTACTTCGACGCGCCGCAGGACACGACGCCGATCGCGGGCGACGCATGCAAGCGCGCGATCCTCGTGCTCAACGGCCTCGCAGTCGTCGTGCTCGGCATCGTGCCGGGCCCGCTGATGACGATCTGCCTGCAGGCCATCAGCCACACGCTGCCGCTGTAATGTCGGCCGCCGGCTGGTTCATCGTGCTGTTGGCGCTCGTGGGCGCCAACCTGCCGTTCCTGAATCAGCGCCTGTTCGCCGTCGTGCCGCTGAAAAGCGGGGCGACGGCGAAAAAGAGCGCATGGGTTCGGATCGGCGAAATGATCGTGCTGTATTTCGTCGTCGGCGCGTTGGGCTTCTGGCTCGAATCGCGCGCCGGCAATCGCTTCGAACAGGGCTGGCAGTTTTACGCGATCACTTTCAGTCTCTTCGTGGTGTTTGCGTTTCCCGGCTTCACGTTCCAGTATCTCGTCAAACGGCGTTGACGGCGTAGGCCGTCGCGCCCCACCGCGGAGCCGCCGATGGCCGACTTGCCGAATCACGACGCCACCCTCACCGAAACTTGCATCGAAAGCGAGCCTGTCTACGACGGCTCGTTCCTGAAGGTCAAGCGCGATACGGTTCGCTTGCCGGACGGCAAGCACGCGACGCGCGAATATGTGACGCATCCGGGCGCGGTGATGGTCATCCCGCTGTTCGACGACGGCCGTGTGCTGATGGAGAGCCAGTATCGCTACCCGATCGGCAAGGTGATGGCTGAATTTCCGGCGGGCAAGCTCGATCCGGACGAAGGCGCGCTCGCCTGCGCGGTTCGCGAATTGCGCGAGGAAACGGGCTACACCGCGCGCGAATACGTATTTCTCACGCGCATTCATCCGATCATTTCGTATTCGACCGAATTCATCGACATCTACCTCGCACGCGGCCTGACGGCGGGCGAGCGCAAGCTCGACGACGGCGAGTTCCTCGAGACGTTCACGGCGACGCTGCCGGACTTGCTCGAATGGGTGCGCACCGGCCAGATCACCGACGTGAAGACGATCATCGGCACGATGTGGCTCGAGAAGGCGATGTCGGGCGCATGGCCGCTCGGCAGTGTGATCCGGCCGTAGCAGCGCGCCGAGCGGCCGATTTTGCGAAGGGATACAATCGGTGCCGTCGGCCGGCTCGATCGTGTTCTTTTTCGGACTGAATTTAGCACGACCGTTCAAAAAATTTCCATTTGCGATACACTGGCAGCACGCCCTGATTCAGCATGAAGGTCCTCGATTTACAGTGCCCGCATGGCCATCGGTTCGAAGGCTGGTTCGCATCGGCCGATGAGTTCGAAGCGCAGTTGTCCCGCAAGCTGGTCGAATGTCCGGTGTGCGGGGCGACCGAGGTCAGCCGCATGCCGTCCGCGCCGCGCCTGAATCTGTCGGGTGCGTCGCAGGCGCGGCCGGCCGATCCGCGCGCGCTTCAGGCCCAGGCGCTGCGCGCGCTGCGCGAGGTGCTCGCGAAGACCGAGAACGTGGGCGAGCGCTTCGCCGAGGAAGCGCGGCGCATTCACTACAATGAAGCGCCCGCGCGCAGCATTCGCGGCGTGACCACGCCCGAAGACGCGCAAGCCTTGGCCGAAGAGGGCATCGACGTGATGCCGCTGCCGGTTCCCGCCGCGCTGAAAGAGCCCCTGCAGTGATCGACCGCTGATCGCTGCGCGGCCCGCAGGCGGCCGGCGCGGTCAGAGGAGACACTGCGCATGGATCTCGATTATTCCCCCGCCGACGACGCGTTTCGCGCCGAAGTCCGCGCGTGGCTCGAGGCGAATCTGCCTCGCGCGCTGCGCGATAAGGTTCTCAACCACAAGCGTTTGAATCGCGACGACTTCGCGAGCTGGCACCGGCTGCTCGGCACGCGAGGCTGGTCCGCGCCCGCGTGGCCCGTCGAGTACGGCGGGCCCGGCTGGGACGCGACGCAGCGCCACATCTGGGAAGAGGAGTGCGCGCGGATCGGCGCGCCGCCCGTGCTGCCGTTCGGCGTGTCGATGGTCGCGCCGGTGCTGATGAAGTACGGCAGCGAAGCGCAAAAGCGCCGTTATCTGCCGCGCATCCTCGACGGCACCGACTGGTGGTGCCAGGGCTACTCGGAGCCCGGCTCGGGCTCGGACCTCGCTTCGCTGCGCACGCGCGCCGAGCGCCGCGGCGATCATTACGTCGTCAACGGCCAGAAGACCTGGACGACGCTCGGCCAGTACGCCGACATGATGTTCTGCCTCGTGCGCACCGATCCCGACGCGAAGAAGCAGGAAGGGATATCGTTCCTGCTGATCGACATGAAATCGCCGGGCATCACGGTGCGCCCGATCGTCACGCTCGACGAGGATCGCGAAGTCAACGAAGTGTTCTTCGAGGACGTGAAGGTGCCCGTCGAGAATCTCGTCGGCGACGAAAATCGCGGCTGGACCTACGCGAAGTATCTGCTCGGGCACGAGCGCACCGGCATTGCTCGGGTCGGCGCATCGAAGCGCGAGCTCGATTTCCTGAAACGCCTCGCGTCGCGCGAGCACAAGAACGGCAAGCCGCTCATCGCCGATCCCGTGTTCGCCGCGAAGATCGCCGCGCTCGAAGTCGAGCTGATGGCGCTCGAAGTCACGGTGCTGCGCGTCGTCAGCAGTGAGGCGAGCGGGCGCGGGCCGGGGCCGGAGGCATCGATGCTGAAAATCAAGGGCACCGAGATCCAGCAGGCGCTGACCGAGCTGATGGTCGACGCGATCGGGCCGCTCGCCGCGCCGTTCGACGCGGCCTTCCTGGAGGGCGAGCGCGAGCACAGCGCGGCCGGCGACGACGACGCGGCGCCGCTCGCCGCGCATTACTTCAACTACCGCAAGACGTCGATCTACGGCGGTTCGAACGAAATCCAGAAGAACATCATCGCGCAGATGATTCTCGGACTGTAAGGAGCCGCGCCATGAACTTCACCTTCAGCGAAGAACAACAGCAATTCGCCGATGCGCTGCGCCGCTATCTCGATGAGCGCTACGGCTTCGACGCACGGTGCGCGATCGTCCATTCGGACGCGGGTGTGTCGGCCGACCAGTGGCGCGCGTTCGCCGAGCTGGGCCTGACCGCGCTGCCCGTGCCGGAAGCGCACGGCGGTTTCGGCGGCGGCGCAGTCGACATGCTCGTCGCGACGCAGGAGCTTGGGCGCGCGCTCGTCGTCGAGCCTTATTGGGCGACGGCCGTCGGGATCGAGGCGCTGCGTGTCGCGGGTTCGGGCGCCGGCGAGGACGCGGCGCTCCTCGAGCGCGCGGCGCAGGGCGACGCGAAGCTCGCGGTCGCGTTCCATGAGCCGCGCGCACGCCACGACCTGTTCGCGATCGCGACCGTCGCGCGGCCGGTCGGCGACAAATTCGTGCTGACGGGCGTCAAGTCGGTCGTCCGGCACGGCGCGCAGGCGGACGTGCTGATCGCGCCCGCGCGGCTGCCGAACGGCGCGATCGGCCTCTTCGCGATCGAGCGCGGCGCGGCAGGCGTCGACATCGTCGACTATCGGACGATCGACGGCCAGCGCGCGGCGACGATCCGCCTGTCGAACACGCCCGCTCGCGCGCTCGCGGGCGGCGAGCGCGACGCGGCCGCGCTCAAGCGGATCGCCGACTATGGAATCGTGCTGTTGTGCGGCGAAGCGATCGGCGCGCTCGACGCGCTCAACCGCGCGACGCTCGACTACACGAAGACGCGCGAACAGTTCGGCATGCCGATCGCGCGTTTCCAGGCGCTGCAGCACCGGATGGTCGACATGCTGATCCACGCCGAACAGGCGCGCTCGCTCACTTATCTCGCGGCGGTGCGCTACGCGAGCGGCGACGCGAACGCGCGCCGCAAGGCGGTGTCGGCGGCGAAGGCGCGCGTCGGGCAGGCCGCGCGCTTCGTCGGTCAGCAGGCGGTGCAGTTGCACGGCGGAATGGGCGTCACGGACGAGGTCGCGGCCGCGCATCTCTTCAAGCGTCTGTCGATCATCGAAACGACGCTCGGCGACGTCGATCATCACCTCGCGCGTTTCGCGTCGCTGCCGGATTTCGCGGCGCTGCAGGATGCCTGAGCGGGCGGCGCCCGCCCGTTTCATTTCACGGAGAAGCTCGATGGGTATCAGTTACGAAGACCTGGAAGTCGGCGGTAGAACCGAAGTCGGCAAGCATCGATTCACGGCCGACGAGATCGTCACGTTCGCGCAGGCTTACGATCCGCAACCGTTTCACGTCGACGCGGAAGCGGCGAAGTCGTCGATGTTCGGCGGGCTCGTCGCGAGCGGCTGGCATACGTGCTCGGTGTTCATGGGCATGCTCGTGCGCAACGTGCTCCAAGGCTCGACGAGCATGGGCTCGCCGGGCATCGAGGGGATTCGATGGATCAAGCCGGTGCGCGCGGGCGACACGATCACGATGTACAGCAAGGTTCTCGACAAGCGGCTGTCCGAGAGCAAGCCGGACCGCGGGATCGTGACGACCGAATGGGAAGGCGTCAACGAAGAGGGCGAGATCGTCATCACGGTGCGCTCGAAGGTGATCTTCGGGTTGCGGTCGCCGCAGGGGAGCGCATGACGGCGAGCGCGAACGAACTGCCGGTCGTCGCGTCGGCCGACGCGCTGCATGCGCGCGTCGGCGCGGCGCCGCTCGCGAGCGGCTGGATCGACGTCGACCAGGCGCGCGTCGACCGGTTCGCCGATGCGACCGGCGATCATCAATGGATTCACGTCGATCCCGAGCGTGCCGCGCGCGAGTCGCCGTTCGGCGGACCGATCGCGCATGGTTTTCTCACGCTGTCGCTGATTCCGGCGCTGATGACCGGCACGC
Above is a window of Burkholderia thailandensis E264 DNA encoding:
- the nuoL gene encoding NADH-quinone oxidoreductase subunit L gives rise to the protein MSTTLNENLLLAIPLAPLAGSLIAGLFGNAVGRKGAHRVTILGVAVSFILSAMVFFQVLGGASYNATVYEWMNVGSLKLEVGFLVDTLTAMMMVVVTFVSLMVHIYTIGYMSEEDGYQRFFSYISLFTFSMLMLVMSNNFLQLFFGWEAVGLVSYLLIGFYFTRESAIYANMKAFLVNRVGDFGFLLGIGLILAYAGSMNYGEVFAKRAELAALNFPGTQWGLLTVACICLFIGAMGKSAQFPLHVWLPDSMEGPTPISALIHAATMVTAGIFMVTRMSPLFELSDAALSFITVIGAITALFMGFLGIVQNDIKRVVAYSTLSQLGYMTVALGVSAYPVAVFHLMTHAFFKALLFLGAGSVIIGMHHDQDMRNMGGLRKYMPITWITSLVGSLALIGTPFFSGFYSKDSIIDAVKLSHLPGSGFAYFAVVASVFVTALYSFRMYFLVFHGEERFRHPKAFGNNHGAESAAHHGHDDDHGHGHAHEPHETPWVVWVPLVLLAIPSVIIGAIAIGPMLYGDFFQHGVAFDKVIFIGQNHPALAEMAEEFHGWTAMGLHSVSGLPVWLALAGVVVAWFLYLKRPDLPAAIRRAFGPIYTLLDNKYYMDKINEVVFAKGSIAIGRGLWKEGDVVVIDGLVNGSARFIGWFAGVIRFLQSGYIYHYAFAMIIGMLGLLTLFVTLGGK
- a CDS encoding NADH-quinone oxidoreductase subunit M gives rise to the protein MHSFPILSTAIWLPIVFGLVVLAVGSDKNPGAARWIALIGSLAGLAVTIPLITGFDSSTAALQFVEQTTWIERFNISYHLGVDGISMWFVVLTALITVIVVIAGWEVITENVSQYLAAFLILSGIMIGVFSAADGLLFYVFFEATLIPMYIIIGVWGGPNRVYAAFKFFLYTLAGSLLMLVALIYLYTQTHSFDLATWQNAKIAMTPQVLLFIAFFLAFAVKVPMWPVHTWLPDAHVEAPTGGSVVLAAIMLKLGAYGFLRFSLPITPDASHFFAPVVIALSLTAVIYIGLVAMVQADMKKLVAYSSIAHMGFVTLGFFIFNQLGVEGAIVQMISHGFVSGAMFLCIGVLYDRLHSRQIADYGGVVNVMPKFAAFAMLFSMANCGLPGTSGFVGEFMVILAAVQYNFWIAFGAAFTLILGAAYTLWMYKRVYFGAVTSDKVAKLSDISRREFTMLAVLAAFTLLMGLYPKPFTDVMHVSVENLLSHVAQSKLPLAQ
- the nuoN gene encoding NADH-quinone oxidoreductase subunit NuoN — its product is MNVLLPDALVMAAIIVAWLNDTFVGAAGRRLTYLIAVVASAAAGVWFALQAFDPQQYYFFSRMVVVDSFASAMKAVVSIGFAVTLVYSRKYLEDRDLFRGDVFLLGMFSLLGQLVMISGNNFLTLYLGLELMSLSLYAVIALRRDGAQSSEAAMKYYVLGALASGFVLYGISMLYGATGSLELNEVLKAVASGRINDAVLLFGVIFIVAGVAFKLGAVPFHMWVPDVYQGAPTAMTLFVGGGPKVAAFAWGLRFLVMGLLPLAVDWQEMLVILAALSLIVGNITGIVQRNIKRMLAYSAISNMGFVLLGLLAGVVNGNPSSAASAYSSAMFYTIVYLVTTLGSFGVVMLLARRDFEAETLDDFKGLNKRSPVFAFVMMVMMFSLAGIPPTVGFYAKLAVLEATVNAGLTWLAVLAVITSLFGAFYYLRIVKLMYFDAPQDTTPIAGDACKRAILVLNGLAVVVLGIVPGPLMTICLQAISHTLPL
- a CDS encoding DUF2818 family protein, giving the protein MSAAGWFIVLLALVGANLPFLNQRLFAVVPLKSGATAKKSAWVRIGEMIVLYFVVGALGFWLESRAGNRFEQGWQFYAITFSLFVVFAFPGFTFQYLVKRR
- a CDS encoding NUDIX domain-containing protein, encoding MADLPNHDATLTETCIESEPVYDGSFLKVKRDTVRLPDGKHATREYVTHPGAVMVIPLFDDGRVLMESQYRYPIGKVMAEFPAGKLDPDEGALACAVRELREETGYTAREYVFLTRIHPIISYSTEFIDIYLARGLTAGERKLDDGEFLETFTATLPDLLEWVRTGQITDVKTIIGTMWLEKAMSGAWPLGSVIRP
- a CDS encoding DUF1178 family protein encodes the protein MKVLDLQCPHGHRFEGWFASADEFEAQLSRKLVECPVCGATEVSRMPSAPRLNLSGASQARPADPRALQAQALRALREVLAKTENVGERFAEEARRIHYNEAPARSIRGVTTPEDAQALAEEGIDVMPLPVPAALKEPLQ